The sequence GCATTTTTTTCCGTTCTGCAAAACCCGGAAGGTCTCCAATCCACCTGGTCAATGCCTGAGCTTCACCCTGAATGACTCGTTGGGCCAGCATATCGAGATGATCCAGGGATGGTCCCGGACCGGAGGTTGGTACCATACCGTCGGTGCTTTGCATGGCCTCAGAAAGGAGATCCCACCGGGAACCTGATTTTGAACTCCCAAGAATTACATCTCCCTGGTAATAGGGACTCTCTTTTGTCAAAAAATCCCTGGATATCTGAGTGTTTGAATACTTATCTCCATCCACTGACAAAAAGTTCATGGATACCAGAGCATTTAAATAACTCCGACTGAGCATTCCACACAAGGGAAGAGATGAAACTATCTCTTCTCTACTTGCTGATTTGGATTTCTCAAGATAATCAAACACACCCATCTTTAGGGCACTTGCCAAAATCATCTGTCGCTTATATCCGGTAACAATGGTGTCAATCTCCTGAAATCCATCAGGAAACTTGAGAGAAGAGACTGGTGTCGCACTTATATTTTCCATTATTGACTCCTTATTGATTTACCGAGAGTATGGAATTGGCCTCTTCATCAGTGAGATCATACCGGTAGAATTGTTTGAAGAAGGTTTTCAACTCACTTACCATATCGACATCCTCAAAAGTTTCAGGATAGAGAGTCTTTGCAAGCCAGAGGAACCCAAGCGGACTTTCAGGAGATGGTCTGTCCCACCAGAAACCGCCTATTGGTACATTGTATACCTCACCATTCTTAATTGCTGAAAGGCCGGATAACTGAGGATTGTTTACGATATCATTGGAAGGATAGGTTCCGTCAGTATTTCCCCGGATAATCAGAACATCAGGGTCCCATTCGGCTAATTTTTCCGGATTTACTTTTGCATCCCCAAGATCTTTTGCTACATTGATCCCTCCGGATGTTGTTACAAATGAGATTCCCCAATTCGTATCAGTCGCCAGATCCTTGTTAGAGGTATAAAAGACAGTCTTTCTCT comes from Methanospirillum hungatei and encodes:
- a CDS encoding class I SAM-dependent methyltransferase, with the protein product MENISATPVSSLKFPDGFQEIDTIVTGYKRQMILASALKMGVFDYLEKSKSASREEIVSSLPLCGMLSRSYLNALVSMNFLSVDGDKYSNTQISRDFLTKESPYYQGDVILGSSKSGSRWDLLSEAMQSTDGMVPTSGPGPSLDHLDMLAQRVIQGEAQALTRWIGDLPGFAERKKMLDIGGGHGLYTIGICQLNPDMDAVILDQPHVIELTDSYIRKYGLEKRIIAREGDIRTEVYKPEYDIILISHLLYKFRNDLDEIFRLVSNGLKDGGILVSNHYFCSPGCVPMQNAVVELERSLQSAGHPLCHPEHFEGLFKKYGLSCIRTGTLDTTFGVSHVHAAEKMVR